Proteins from a genomic interval of Rattus norvegicus strain BN/NHsdMcwi chromosome 2, GRCr8, whole genome shotgun sequence:
- the S100a3 gene encoding protein S100-A3 isoform X1 — MASCASGAALVRMTRPLEQAVAAIVCTFQEYAGRCGDKYKICQSELKELLQKELPTWTPSEFRECDYNKFMSVLDTNKDCEVDFGEYVRSLASLCLYCHEYFKECPPEPPCPQ; from the exons ATGGCTAGCTGTGCTTCCGGTGCAGCCCTCG TGAGGATGACCCGGCCCCTGGAGCAGGCAGTAGCTGCCATCGTGTGTACCTTCCAGGAGTATGCAGGGCGCTGTGGTGACAAATACAAGATCTGCCAGTCGGAGCTCAAGGAGCTGTTGCAGAAGGAGCTGCCCACCTGGACCCCG agtgagttccgggagtGTGACTACAATAAATTCATGAGTGTTCTGGATACTAACAAGGACTGCGAGGTGGACTTTGGGGAGTACGTGCGCTCACTTGCCAGCCTCTGTCTCTACTGCCACGAGTACTTCAAAGAGTGCCCCCCTGAGCCCCCTTGTCCCCAGTAG
- the S100a3 gene encoding protein S100-A3 isoform X2 has product MVSPLPVRMTRPLEQAVAAIVCTFQEYAGRCGDKYKICQSELKELLQKELPTWTPSEFRECDYNKFMSVLDTNKDCEVDFGEYVRSLASLCLYCHEYFKECPPEPPCPQ; this is encoded by the exons TGAGGATGACCCGGCCCCTGGAGCAGGCAGTAGCTGCCATCGTGTGTACCTTCCAGGAGTATGCAGGGCGCTGTGGTGACAAATACAAGATCTGCCAGTCGGAGCTCAAGGAGCTGTTGCAGAAGGAGCTGCCCACCTGGACCCCG agtgagttccgggagtGTGACTACAATAAATTCATGAGTGTTCTGGATACTAACAAGGACTGCGAGGTGGACTTTGGGGAGTACGTGCGCTCACTTGCCAGCCTCTGTCTCTACTGCCACGAGTACTTCAAAGAGTGCCCCCCTGAGCCCCCTTGTCCCCAGTAG
- the S100a3 gene encoding protein S100-A3 isoform X3 — MTRPLEQAVAAIVCTFQEYAGRCGDKYKICQSELKELLQKELPTWTPSEFRECDYNKFMSVLDTNKDCEVDFGEYVRSLASLCLYCHEYFKECPPEPPCPQ; from the exons ATGACCCGGCCCCTGGAGCAGGCAGTAGCTGCCATCGTGTGTACCTTCCAGGAGTATGCAGGGCGCTGTGGTGACAAATACAAGATCTGCCAGTCGGAGCTCAAGGAGCTGTTGCAGAAGGAGCTGCCCACCTGGACCCCG agtgagttccgggagtGTGACTACAATAAATTCATGAGTGTTCTGGATACTAACAAGGACTGCGAGGTGGACTTTGGGGAGTACGTGCGCTCACTTGCCAGCCTCTGTCTCTACTGCCACGAGTACTTCAAAGAGTGCCCCCCTGAGCCCCCTTGTCCCCAGTAG
- the S100a4 gene encoding protein S100-A4, which yields MARPLEEALDVIVSTFHKYSGNEGDKFKLNKTELKELLTRELPSFLGRRTDEAAFQKLMNNLDSNRDNEVDFQEYCVFLSCIAMMCNEFFEGCPDKEPRKK from the exons ATGGCGAGACCCTTGGAGGAGGCCCTGGATGTAATAGTGTCCACCTTCCACAAATACTCAGGCAACGAGGGTGACAAGTTCAAGCTGAACAAGACAGAGCTCAAGGAGCTACTGACCAGGGAGCTGCCTAGCTTCCTGGGG AGAAGGACAGACGAAGCTGCATTCCagaagctgatgaacaacttggACAGCAACAGGGACAATGAAGTTGACTTCCAGGAGTACTGTGTCTTCCTGTCCTGCATTGCCATGATGTGCAATGAATTCTTTGAGGGCTGCCCAGATAAGGAGCCCCGGAAGAAGTGA
- the S100a5 gene encoding protein S100-A5 isoform X1 gives METPLEKALTTMVTTFHKYSGREGSKLTLSRKELKELIKTELSLAEKMKESSIDNLMKSLDKNSDQEIDFKEYSVFLTTLCMAYNDFFLEDNK, from the exons ATGGAGACTCCTCTTGAGAAGGCACTGACCACCATGGTCACCACTTTCCATAAATATTCAGGGAGAGAGGGTAGCAAGTTGACCCTGAgtaggaaagaactgaaggagctgatcaAGACAGAACTGAGTCTTGCAGAG AAGATGAAGGAGAGCAGCATTGATAACTTGATGAAGAGCCTGGACAAAAACAGCGACCAGGAGATTGACTTCAAGGAGTACTCTGTGTTCCTGACCACGCTGTGCATGGCCTACAATGACTTCTTCTTAGAGGACAACAAGTGA